A single Epinephelus fuscoguttatus linkage group LG13, E.fuscoguttatus.final_Chr_v1 DNA region contains:
- the LOC125899810 gene encoding uncharacterized protein LOC125899810 has product MTTEPETVCCQELQFLSAAVQACLTTYSNLWKRQLFETLDLLRSEVERRFDQEGLRVAAGREQAVLEAAQGKRGDVGSPELTPFPRERLSLELDILRDVCRGREVSTIQDVVSILQTLQPQTRSMLSEVEKLIKLCLALPLSVAASERSFSALHRLKTMTQERLTHLAIMNAHGDLMDESDVSTLLKIFISRSTERRSTFGNA; this is encoded by the exons ATGACAACCGAGCCAGAGACCGTGTGTTGTCAAGAGCTTCAATTTCTGTCAGCAGCTGTTCAAG CGTGCCTGACTACATACAGTAACCTGTGGAAGAGACAACTGTTTGAGACCCTGGACCTGCTGCGCTCAGAGGTGGAGCGGCGTTTTGATCAGGAGGGACTCCGCGTAGCTGCAGGGCGAGAGCAGGCAGTTCTTGAGGCGGCTCAGGGGAAACGAGGAGATGTGGGTTCCCCGGAACTGACCCCCTTTCCACGAGAACGGCTAAGCCTTGAGCTGGACATACTGAGGGATGTGTGTAGGGGACGAGAAGTTAGCACCATCCAAGATGTTGTGTCCATCCTGCAAACCTTGCAGCCCCAAACCCGCTCCATGCTGTCGGAGGTGGAGAAGCTCATTAAGCTCTGTCTGGCCCTGCCCTTATCTGTCGCAGCATCCGAGCGCTCTTTCTCAGCCTTGCACAGGCTGAAAACCATGACACAGGAGAGACTAACACATTTGGCCATTATGAACGCTCACGGTGACCTTATGGATGAAAGTGATGTCTCGACCCTGCTTAAAATCTTCATCAGTAGGTCAACTGAGAGAAGGTCCACTTTTGGAAATGCATGA